The genomic interval ATAGTGATCCTAGCTTACCAGTTGCACCAATAATTCCTACCTTCATTTTTGCTGTCCTCCAAATATTTTGTAATGTATTTGAGCTCTTTCAAGTTCCATATTTAATTATACGCCAAAGAACCTTTAAAAAAACTAAAAACAAATACAACTGTATGTATATATGAACGCATGAATATTATTAAACTGAACATATGCCTATTGGCTCAATAGTTATCGATCAGCGATATGGATATTTTAAATAAAAGCCATTCTTAGACGTTATATAAACGTACTCAGAGATGTTTTTGAATTTAAATCAAGGTATTTATCCATCTACAAACGCTGATGTTTTCTTACCTATTTAATTTAAAAAGCACTAAGTAACTCATCTTTGGGTTACTTAGTGCTTTTCTAATTATTTATTTACGAGCTATAAATTCAGCTTATTATCGCTTACGGTAATATACAAGTCCTAGCGCAAAACTTAACATAACACTTCCAATAACTGTCCACACATCTGTCGTTGTATAGCCAGTTTCTGGTAATGCGTCCGTGTTTATTTTGTGTTGCTTGTTTACGTTATTCCCTTGATTTCCGTTTACATCATTAGCCATAACGTTTGATGATTGTCCATCTTGCGCTGTGTTGTTTTCCGTAGATTCAACGATTTCATTAGACATTGCTGAATCCTTGTTTTCTGGTTCTGTTACAGAACTTTCATCGGGTGTTACTTCATCCTTATTTTCTGGTTCTGTCACAGAATTTTCATCAGGTGTTGTTTCATCCTTGTTTTCTGGTTCTGTTACAGAGTTTTCATCAGGTGTTACTTCATCCTTGTTTTCTGGTTCTGTTACAGAATTTTCATCAGGTGTAACTTCATCCTTGTTTTCTGGTTCTGTCACAGAATTTTCATCAGGTGTTACTTCATCCTTGTTTTCTTCTGTTACAGTATTTTCATCAGGTGTTACTTCATCCTTGTTTTCTGGTTCTGTTACCGGCGGTTCTACCTTATCACCAACACTGCTTCCACCACCAGCAGTGTTTCGTGTTTTCTTTCGAACTGTTAATCCAACCTTGTTCGCATCATATCGAATCCAAGCCATGTTGTCATATTCTGCCGCTTTACCACTATCAGTAACACGGGTCTTATAACGCACTAGCAACTCTTCATCAGGCATTACTTTATCCATAGTAAATCCAAATCCACGATCATTGTCAGTAAATGTTACTGAATAACGTGATGGATCTACTGCTGTACTTTGTCCATTTTTACGAATAACAAACTCAAATGAATCCTTAATATAATCTAATCCGGCTCCAAGTTCGTCTCCGCCTTCAATGTTTTCCATCAAAGCGTTGAAACCATTGTAGTTAAGTTGTAGTTCGTAATTGATGATTGTTTGATCTTTAGGATCCATCTCTCCGAATTTACTAAACTCACTGGCTTCATATTTTACACCTTTTTGAAGAACGTTGTGTTTTTCAACAGTTCCTCTAACAGGTAATTGTACTTCTACAGGACCATCAGTCACGCCAGATTCATTTTGGTCCCATTTCGTTGATACGAAAAATGAACCGCGATTATTCTGCTTTTCTGTTGCACGATCTGTAAAAGTCAGCTTCAACTTACCAGTGCCTTCTTCAAATGATGCTTTAGCCACAACCACGCCATCAGCATTCTTAATGTCAAAGTCACTAAGTTGAGACACCTTCAATACTTTTGGCAATTCTACTGACATAGAATCCCCAGGTTTCACTGTATCGGGGTATGCAAAATCATACGATAGACGGAAATCTTCTAAATCTTTCACTTCGATTCCACTATCTAATACATTCTGATTTGCGCTATTTATTAATGTTACGTTCGTCAAAAATTGTGAACCGTAATCAGTGGCTGCAGATGCAGTAACATTAATACCAAAAATCCCAAATAACA from Weissella ceti carries:
- a CDS encoding Ig-like domain-containing protein, translated to MSHFKKTLFIIVLLLFGIFGINVTASAATDYGSQFLTNVTLINSANQNVLDSGIEVKDLEDFRLSYDFAYPDTVKPGDSMSVELPKVLKVSQLSDFDIKNADGVVVAKASFEEGTGKLKLTFTDRATEKQNNRGSFFVSTKWDQNESGVTDGPVEVQLPVRGTVEKHNVLQKGVKYEASEFSKFGEMDPKDQTIINYELQLNYNGFNALMENIEGGDELGAGLDYIKDSFEFVIRKNGQSTAVDPSRYSVTFTDNDRGFGFTMDKVMPDEELLVRYKTRVTDSGKAAEYDNMAWIRYDANKVGLTVRKKTRNTAGGGSSVGDKVEPPVTEPENKDEVTPDENTVTEENKDEVTPDENSVTEPENKDEVTPDENSVTEPENKDEVTPDENSVTEPENKDETTPDENSVTEPENKDEVTPDESSVTEPENKDSAMSNEIVESTENNTAQDGQSSNVMANDVNGNQGNNVNKQHKINTDALPETGYTTTDVWTVIGSVMLSFALGLVYYRKR